From a single Streptomyces sp. NBC_00377 genomic region:
- the rhaS gene encoding rhamnose ABC transporter substrate-binding protein, which produces MRKSSLSRACATLAVVSSLALAATACGGTTKEDVKSGGASAAATGKADPNAATKKGLTVGFLPKQVNNPYFTSSDKGGEAALKELGSNYKEVGPSSATDTSSQVSYVNTLTQQQVDAMAVSAQDPGALCTALKQAMSNKIKVVTYDSDTNPECRNAFVSQASAEDLGRTEVQLLAEQIGYKGEIAILSAAQTATNQNTWIDFMKDELKDAKYKDVKLVKVAYGNDDAQQSFQQTQGLLQQYPNLKGIISPTTVGIKAAAQYLSGSKYKGKVKLTGLGTPNDMRTYVKNGTVDAFELWDPAKLGALAAQTAVALVSGQITGKEGETFKAGTTTYTIGKDGVISLGKPTVFDAKNIDQFNF; this is translated from the coding sequence ATGCGCAAGTCATCCCTGAGCCGTGCCTGTGCGACGCTCGCCGTCGTCTCCTCCCTCGCCCTCGCGGCCACCGCCTGCGGCGGCACCACCAAGGAGGACGTCAAGAGCGGCGGCGCCTCGGCCGCCGCGACCGGCAAGGCCGACCCGAACGCGGCCACCAAGAAGGGCCTGACCGTCGGCTTCCTGCCCAAGCAGGTCAACAACCCGTACTTCACCTCCTCCGACAAGGGCGGCGAGGCGGCCCTGAAGGAGCTGGGCTCCAACTACAAGGAGGTCGGCCCCTCCAGCGCCACCGACACCTCCAGCCAGGTGTCGTACGTCAACACCCTCACCCAGCAGCAGGTCGACGCGATGGCCGTGTCCGCCCAGGACCCGGGCGCCCTGTGCACCGCGCTCAAGCAGGCCATGAGCAACAAGATCAAGGTCGTCACCTACGACTCGGACACCAACCCCGAGTGCCGCAACGCCTTCGTCTCGCAGGCGTCCGCCGAGGACCTGGGCCGCACCGAGGTGCAGCTGCTCGCCGAGCAGATCGGCTACAAGGGCGAGATCGCGATCCTGTCGGCCGCGCAGACCGCGACGAACCAGAACACCTGGATCGACTTCATGAAGGACGAGCTGAAGGACGCCAAGTACAAGGACGTCAAGCTCGTCAAGGTGGCCTACGGCAACGACGACGCCCAGCAGTCCTTCCAGCAGACCCAGGGCCTGCTCCAGCAGTACCCGAACCTGAAGGGGATCATCTCCCCGACCACCGTCGGCATCAAGGCGGCCGCCCAGTACCTGTCGGGCTCCAAGTACAAGGGCAAGGTCAAGCTGACCGGCCTCGGCACCCCGAACGACATGCGCACCTACGTCAAGAACGGCACCGTCGACGCCTTCGAGCTGTGGGACCCCGCGAAGCTCGGCGCGCTGGCCGCCCAGACGGCCGTGGCGCTGGTCTCGGGCCAGATCACCGGCAAGGAGGGCGAGACCTTCAAGGCCGGCACCACCACCTACACCATCGGCAAGGACGGCGTGATCAGCCTCGGCAAGCCGACCGTGTTCGACGCCAAGAACATCGACCAGTTCAACTTCTAG